The Kitasatospora setae KM-6054 genome contains a region encoding:
- a CDS encoding peptide ABC transporter substrate-binding protein codes for MPAGTRVRWAVVSATSVALVATGCGSSGSGSGGGSSDTSKTFTYQSSEPQNPLQPANANETGGGRIVQNLFKGLADYDPSNGKLRMQVADKIDTSDAQNYTVTLKSGWTFHDGTPVTAKSFVDAWNWAANTNNNQINSSWFADIEGYKDIHPESGSPTTDKMSGLAVQDDTHFTIKLYNKVSYFPFKLGYVAFSPLPEGFYKDPAGYGQKPVGNGPYEFVSWDHNSQVVTKTFANYQGVDKPKNGGVVFKMYTTSEAAYADLQSNNLDVMDQVPPSALANYKNDLGDRAIDAPQGAIQNIGFTLYQADWQGQDKNKVRQGLSMAIDRDTITKTVLQNSRKPASAWVAEGVDGYKAGTCGDFCTYNADKAKQLITEGGGVPGNAIKITYNADGGHKEWVDAVCNSIRQATGVNCTGDPKTDFKTARAAITGHQINGLFRTGWVQDYPLNANFLADVYRTGAASNDTGYSSPEFDKLANEADQAASVEDTATGYQKAEAQLAIDMPAIPLWYYRTNSGFSTKVQNVAFDSFGNPAWTQVEVKG; via the coding sequence ATGCCTGCAGGCACCCGCGTGCGCTGGGCTGTTGTCAGTGCGACGTCCGTGGCCCTGGTGGCCACGGGTTGTGGCAGTAGCGGCAGCGGCTCCGGCGGCGGCTCGTCCGACACCAGCAAGACCTTCACCTACCAGAGCAGCGAGCCGCAGAACCCGCTGCAGCCGGCCAACGCCAACGAGACCGGCGGCGGACGCATCGTGCAGAACCTGTTCAAGGGGCTGGCCGACTACGACCCGTCCAACGGCAAGCTGCGGATGCAGGTCGCGGACAAGATCGACACCAGCGACGCGCAGAACTACACCGTCACGCTGAAGTCGGGCTGGACCTTCCACGACGGCACGCCGGTGACCGCGAAGAGCTTCGTGGACGCCTGGAACTGGGCGGCCAACACCAACAACAACCAGATCAACAGCTCCTGGTTCGCCGACATCGAGGGCTACAAGGACATCCACCCGGAGAGCGGCTCGCCGACCACCGACAAGATGTCCGGCCTGGCCGTCCAGGACGACACGCACTTCACCATCAAGCTGTACAACAAGGTCTCGTACTTCCCGTTCAAGCTGGGGTACGTGGCCTTCTCGCCGCTCCCGGAGGGCTTCTACAAGGACCCGGCGGGCTACGGGCAGAAGCCGGTCGGCAACGGGCCCTACGAGTTCGTCAGCTGGGACCACAACTCGCAGGTGGTCACCAAGACCTTCGCCAACTACCAGGGCGTGGACAAGCCGAAGAACGGCGGTGTCGTCTTCAAGATGTACACCACCTCCGAGGCCGCCTACGCGGACCTGCAGTCGAACAACCTGGACGTGATGGACCAGGTGCCGCCGTCGGCGCTGGCGAACTACAAGAACGACCTGGGCGACCGGGCCATCGACGCCCCGCAGGGCGCGATCCAGAACATCGGCTTCACCCTCTACCAGGCCGACTGGCAGGGCCAGGACAAGAACAAGGTCCGGCAGGGCCTGTCGATGGCGATCGACCGCGACACCATCACCAAGACGGTGCTGCAGAACTCGCGCAAGCCCGCCAGCGCCTGGGTCGCCGAGGGCGTCGACGGCTACAAGGCCGGCACCTGCGGCGACTTCTGCACGTACAACGCGGACAAGGCCAAGCAGCTGATCACCGAGGGCGGCGGCGTCCCCGGCAACGCCATCAAGATCACGTACAACGCGGACGGCGGCCACAAGGAGTGGGTCGACGCGGTCTGCAACTCGATCCGGCAGGCCACCGGGGTGAACTGCACCGGCGACCCGAAGACCGACTTCAAGACCGCCCGCGCGGCGATCACCGGCCACCAGATCAACGGCCTGTTCCGCACCGGCTGGGTGCAGGACTACCCGCTGAACGCCAACTTCCTGGCCGACGTCTACCGCACCGGCGCGGCCTCGAACGACACCGGCTACTCCAGCCCGGAGTTCGACAAGCTCGCCAACGAGGCCGACCAGGCCGCGTCCGTCGAGGACACCGCGACCGGCTACCAGAAGGCCGAGGCGCAGCTGGCGATCGACATGCCGGCCATCCCGCTCTGGTACTACCGGACCAACTCCGGCTTCTCCACCAAGGTGCAGAACGTCGCGTTCGACTCCTTCGGCAACCCGGCCTGGACCCAGGTCGAGGTCAAGGGCTGA
- a CDS encoding ABC transporter permease, with protein sequence MGHYVLRRVLQMIPVFFGATLLIFLMVYSLPGDPIAAMFGDKAADPATVANLRHQYYLDQPLWKQYLHYMNNIFHLDFGTSFTGRPVSEIMADAFPVTIRLALVAFFFEIVIGLPLGLIAGLYRGSVADTLVLVLTLIVISIPVFVLGYIAQTIFAINLGWVTPTVQDSKDITQLILPGLVLASLSLAYVARLTRTSIGENLRADYMRTAVAKGLPRPTIIGRHLLRNSLIPVVTFLGTDLGALMGGAIVTEGIFNIAGVGNVLYRAINQKEGPTVVGIVTVLVLVYLVASLVVDLLYAVLDPRIRYA encoded by the coding sequence ATGGGCCACTACGTGCTACGCCGCGTGCTCCAGATGATCCCGGTGTTCTTCGGGGCCACGCTGCTGATCTTCCTGATGGTGTACAGCCTGCCGGGCGACCCGATCGCCGCGATGTTCGGCGACAAGGCGGCCGACCCGGCGACCGTGGCCAACCTGCGGCACCAGTACTACCTCGACCAGCCGCTGTGGAAGCAGTACCTGCACTACATGAACAACATCTTCCACCTGGACTTCGGCACCAGCTTCACCGGCCGCCCGGTCTCCGAGATCATGGCGGACGCCTTCCCGGTCACCATCCGGCTCGCCCTGGTCGCCTTCTTCTTCGAGATCGTGATCGGCCTGCCGCTCGGCCTGATCGCCGGCCTCTACCGCGGCAGCGTCGCGGACACCCTGGTGCTGGTGCTCACCCTGATCGTCATCTCGATCCCGGTGTTCGTGCTCGGCTACATCGCCCAGACGATCTTCGCGATCAACCTGGGCTGGGTCACCCCGACCGTCCAGGACTCCAAGGACATCACCCAGTTGATCCTGCCCGGCCTGGTGCTGGCCTCGCTGTCGCTGGCCTACGTGGCCCGGCTCACCCGCACCTCGATCGGCGAGAACCTGCGGGCCGACTACATGCGCACCGCGGTGGCCAAGGGCCTGCCCCGGCCGACCATCATCGGGCGGCACCTGCTGCGCAACTCGCTGATCCCGGTGGTGACCTTCCTGGGCACCGACCTCGGCGCGCTGATGGGCGGCGCGATCGTCACCGAGGGCATCTTCAACATCGCCGGCGTCGGCAACGTCCTCTACCGGGCGATCAACCAGAAGGAAGGCCCGACGGTGGTCGGCATCGTCACCGTGCTGGTGCTGGTGTACCTGGTGGCCAGCCTGGTCGTCGACCTGCTGTACGCCGTCCTGGACCCGAGGATCCGCTATGCCTGA
- a CDS encoding ABC transporter permease, whose protein sequence is MAVEQQTLIEPDPVKREQARSLWGDAWRDLRKRPTFLISAVLIVLLVVIAIWPGLFTDTDPRAADLTKDYLRKPDYTDFFGAGWFGYDGQGRSIYARVLYGARASITVGICVTLAVTVLGGLAGMTAGFFGGWIDAVISRVTDIFFGIPLLLGALVLLNAFATRNVWSVVIALAFLGWTQLARVMRGSVITVKQSDYVVAGRALGAGTGRLMFRHILPNAIAPVIVVATIALGGYITAEATLSFLGIGLQDPTISWGVDISSAQKVIRQAPFALFFPAAALSVTVLAFIMLGDAVRDALDPKLR, encoded by the coding sequence ATGGCGGTCGAGCAGCAGACGCTGATCGAACCGGACCCGGTCAAGCGGGAGCAGGCCCGCAGCCTGTGGGGCGACGCCTGGCGGGACCTGCGCAAGCGGCCGACCTTCCTCATCTCGGCGGTGCTGATCGTGCTGCTGGTGGTCATCGCGATCTGGCCCGGCCTGTTCACCGACACCGACCCGCGGGCCGCCGACCTGACCAAGGACTACCTGCGCAAGCCCGACTACACCGACTTCTTCGGGGCCGGCTGGTTCGGCTACGACGGCCAGGGCCGGTCGATCTACGCCCGGGTGCTGTACGGGGCCCGGGCCTCGATCACGGTCGGCATCTGCGTCACCCTGGCGGTCACCGTCCTGGGCGGGCTGGCCGGGATGACGGCCGGGTTCTTCGGCGGCTGGATCGACGCGGTGATCTCCCGGGTCACCGACATCTTCTTCGGCATCCCGCTGCTGCTCGGCGCCCTGGTGCTGCTGAACGCCTTCGCCACCCGCAACGTGTGGTCCGTGGTGATCGCGCTGGCCTTCCTCGGCTGGACCCAGCTGGCCCGCGTCATGCGCGGCTCGGTGATCACCGTCAAGCAGTCCGACTACGTGGTCGCCGGACGGGCGCTCGGCGCCGGCACCGGGCGGCTGATGTTCCGGCACATCCTGCCGAACGCGATCGCCCCGGTGATCGTGGTCGCCACCATCGCGCTCGGCGGCTACATCACCGCGGAGGCCACGCTGAGCTTCCTCGGCATCGGCCTGCAGGACCCGACCATCTCCTGGGGCGTGGACATCTCCTCCGCCCAGAAGGTGATCCGGCAGGCGCCGTTCGCCCTGTTCTTCCCGGCCGCCGCGCTCTCCGTCACCGTGCTGGCCTTCATCATGCTGGGCGACGCGGTGCGCGACGCCCTCGATCCGAAGCTGCGCTGA
- a CDS encoding ABC transporter ATP-binding protein — protein MTTAADQARTAREEPFTGPLLDVRDLHVEFKTREGVARAVNGVNYTVSAGETLAVLGESGSGKSVTAQAIMGILDMPPASIPKGEILYRGRDMLTMGKDERRKIRGQKIAMIFQDALSSLNPVLTVGHQLGEMYRKHRGDSRKDAKAKAIELMDRVRIPAAKERVGDYPHQFSGGMRQRIMIAMALALEPDLIIADEPTTALDVTVQAQVMDLLAELQAEYHMGLILITHDLGVVADVADKIAVMYAGRIVETAPVHELYARPAHPYTRGLLDSIPRLDQKGQELFAIKGLPPNLLRIPPGCAFNPRCPRAQAVCRQDVPPLEQVTEDDGTPLAGRRSACFFWKETLRDG, from the coding sequence ATGACCACCGCCGCCGACCAGGCCCGCACGGCCCGCGAGGAACCCTTCACCGGGCCGCTGCTGGACGTGCGGGACCTGCACGTCGAGTTCAAGACCCGGGAAGGCGTCGCCAGGGCCGTCAACGGCGTCAACTACACCGTCAGCGCCGGGGAGACGCTCGCCGTCCTCGGCGAGTCCGGCTCCGGGAAGTCCGTCACCGCGCAGGCCATCATGGGCATCCTGGACATGCCGCCGGCCAGCATCCCCAAGGGCGAGATCCTGTACCGCGGCCGGGACATGCTCACGATGGGGAAGGACGAGCGCCGGAAGATCCGCGGCCAGAAGATCGCGATGATCTTCCAGGACGCGCTCTCCTCGCTCAACCCGGTGCTCACCGTCGGCCACCAGCTCGGCGAGATGTACCGCAAGCACCGCGGCGACAGCCGCAAGGACGCCAAGGCCAAGGCGATCGAGCTGATGGACCGGGTGCGGATCCCGGCCGCCAAGGAGCGCGTCGGCGACTACCCGCACCAGTTCTCCGGCGGCATGCGGCAGCGCATCATGATCGCGATGGCGCTGGCCCTGGAGCCGGACCTGATCATCGCGGACGAGCCGACCACCGCGCTGGACGTCACCGTCCAGGCCCAGGTGATGGACCTGCTCGCCGAACTGCAGGCCGAGTACCACATGGGCCTGATCCTGATCACCCACGACCTCGGCGTGGTCGCCGACGTGGCCGACAAGATCGCCGTGATGTACGCGGGCCGGATCGTCGAGACCGCCCCCGTGCACGAGCTCTACGCCCGCCCCGCCCACCCGTACACCCGCGGGCTGCTGGACTCCATCCCGCGGCTCGACCAGAAGGGCCAGGAGCTCTTCGCGATCAAGGGCCTGCCGCCCAACCTGCTGCGGATCCCGCCGGGCTGCGCGTTCAACCCGCGCTGCCCGCGGGCCCAGGCGGTCTGCCGGCAGGACGTGCCGCCGCTGGAGCAGGTGACCGAGGACGACGGGACACCGCTGGCCGGACGGCGCAGCGCCTGCTTCTTCTGGAAGGAGACCCTCCGTGACGGTTAA
- a CDS encoding ABC transporter ATP-binding protein, with protein MTVNGATPLGATTPEEAAFAQDVPRGEPILEVRDLLKHFPLTKGVLFKKQVGAVKAVDGVSFDLMQGETLGIVGESGCGKSTLAKVLMNLEPATAGSVKYKGEEISHLSGAALKAVRRNIQMVFQDPYTSLNPRMTVGDIIGEPYEIHPEVAPKGDRRKAVQDLLDVVGLNPEYINRYPHQFSGGQRQRIGIARGLALKPEIIICDEPVSALDVSVQAQVINLLEQLQGEFNLSYMFIAHDLSIVRHISDRVGVMYLGRMVEIGTDLEIYEHATHPYTQALLSAVPVPDPAAREHRDRIVLTGDVPSPANPPSGCRFRTRCWKAQEKCAKEDPALTVRDWLDGRARHDSACHFAGERENLI; from the coding sequence GTGACGGTTAACGGTGCCACCCCGCTCGGGGCGACCACCCCCGAGGAGGCCGCGTTCGCCCAGGACGTGCCGCGCGGCGAACCCATCCTGGAGGTGCGCGACCTGCTCAAGCACTTCCCGCTGACCAAGGGTGTCCTGTTCAAGAAGCAGGTCGGCGCGGTCAAGGCCGTCGACGGCGTCTCCTTCGACCTGATGCAGGGCGAGACGCTCGGCATCGTCGGCGAGTCCGGCTGCGGCAAGTCGACCCTCGCCAAGGTCCTGATGAACCTGGAACCCGCCACCGCCGGGTCGGTGAAGTACAAGGGCGAGGAGATCTCGCACCTGTCCGGCGCCGCCCTCAAGGCGGTGCGGCGCAACATCCAGATGGTGTTCCAGGACCCGTACACCTCGCTGAACCCGCGGATGACCGTCGGCGACATCATCGGCGAGCCGTACGAGATCCACCCCGAGGTCGCGCCGAAGGGCGACCGCCGCAAGGCGGTGCAGGACCTGCTGGACGTGGTCGGGCTGAACCCGGAGTACATCAACCGGTACCCGCACCAGTTCTCCGGCGGCCAGCGCCAGCGGATCGGCATCGCCCGCGGGCTGGCCCTGAAGCCGGAGATCATCATCTGCGACGAGCCGGTCTCGGCGCTGGACGTGTCGGTGCAGGCGCAGGTGATCAACCTGCTGGAGCAGCTCCAGGGCGAGTTCAACCTGTCGTACATGTTCATCGCGCACGACCTGTCGATCGTCCGGCACATCTCCGACCGGGTCGGCGTGATGTACCTCGGGCGGATGGTCGAGATCGGCACCGACCTGGAGATCTACGAGCACGCCACCCACCCGTACACCCAGGCGCTGCTCTCCGCCGTGCCGGTGCCGGACCCGGCGGCGCGCGAGCACCGGGACCGGATCGTGCTGACCGGCGACGTGCCCTCGCCGGCCAACCCGCCGTCCGGCTGCCGGTTCCGGACCCGGTGCTGGAAGGCGCAGGAGAAGTGCGCGAAGGAGGACCCGGCGCTGACCGTGCGGGACTGGCTGGACGGGCGGGCCCGGCACGACTCGGCCTGCCACTTCGCCGGGGAGCGGGAGAACCTGATCTGA
- a CDS encoding ABC transporter ATP-binding protein, giving the protein MSNELTLKPTVPAVGSGDPLLSLTGLKKHFPVMDGFLFKRQVGAVHAVDGLDLDVFPGESVGLVGESGCGKSTTGRLVTRLLEPTAGKISYAGQDITHSGRKELAPIRSEIQMIFQDPYSSLNPRHTVGSIIGAPMEINGINPKGGVQRRVQELLETVGLNPEHYNRFPHEFSGGQRQRIGVARALSLSPKLIVADEPVSALDVSIQAQVVNLLQELQRELGIAFLFIAHDLSVVRHFSQRVAVMYLGKIVEIADRKSLYESPRHPYTHALLSAVPEADPDDDRERIRLTGDVPSPVNPPSGCRFRTRCWKAQEKCAVEEPPLIQLSGNAGGHLTACHFPEEAAPAVPAQRAEV; this is encoded by the coding sequence ATGAGCAACGAACTGACCCTCAAGCCGACCGTCCCGGCCGTCGGTTCCGGTGACCCGCTGCTGTCGCTCACCGGTCTGAAGAAGCACTTCCCGGTGATGGACGGCTTCCTGTTCAAGCGCCAGGTCGGCGCGGTGCACGCGGTCGACGGCCTGGACCTGGACGTCTTCCCGGGCGAGTCGGTGGGCCTGGTCGGCGAGTCCGGCTGCGGCAAGTCGACCACCGGCCGGCTGGTGACCCGGCTGCTGGAGCCGACCGCCGGCAAGATCAGCTACGCCGGCCAGGACATCACGCACTCCGGCCGCAAGGAGCTCGCGCCGATCCGGTCCGAGATCCAGATGATCTTCCAGGACCCGTACTCCTCACTGAACCCGCGGCACACCGTCGGCTCGATCATCGGCGCGCCGATGGAGATCAACGGCATCAACCCGAAGGGCGGCGTGCAGCGCCGGGTCCAGGAGCTGCTGGAGACGGTCGGCCTGAACCCGGAGCACTACAACCGCTTCCCGCACGAGTTCTCCGGCGGCCAGCGCCAGCGCATCGGCGTGGCCCGCGCGCTGTCGCTGAGCCCGAAGCTGATCGTCGCGGACGAGCCGGTCTCGGCGCTGGACGTGTCGATCCAGGCGCAGGTGGTCAACCTGCTCCAGGAGCTGCAGCGCGAGCTGGGCATCGCCTTCCTGTTCATCGCGCACGACCTGTCCGTGGTGCGGCACTTCTCACAGCGCGTCGCGGTGATGTACCTCGGCAAGATCGTCGAGATCGCCGACCGCAAGTCGCTGTACGAGTCCCCCCGGCACCCGTACACCCACGCGCTGCTCTCCGCCGTCCCGGAGGCCGACCCGGACGACGACCGCGAGCGCATCCGCCTGACCGGCGACGTCCCCTCCCCCGTCAACCCGCCGTCGGGCTGCCGGTTCCGGACCCGCTGCTGGAAGGCGCAGGAGAAGTGCGCGGTGGAGGAGCCGCCGCTGATCCAGCTCTCCGGCAACGCGGGCGGCCACCTGACGGCCTGCCACTTCCCCGAGGAAGCCGCGCCCGCCGTCCCCGCGCAGCGCGCCGAGGTCTGA
- a CDS encoding ABC transporter ATP-binding protein produces MTTQAKPEEVSAGSGGTPFLSVRDLSVRFSTEDGVVRAVDNLSFDVAPGSTLGIVGESGSGKSVTNLAVLGLHNPERTEITGSIKLDGQELVGASNKELEKLRGRKMSMIFQDPLTALSPFHTIGVQIGETYRKHTGASKKEARDRAIEMLTRVGIPQPTLRVDDYPHQFSGGMRQRAMIAMSLVCDPKLVIADEPTTALDVTVQAQILDLLKDLQQEMGTAIILITHDLGVVARTAQDIMVMYAGRAVERGTVREVLKTPQHPYTWGLLSSMPSLTGDVDIPLRPVRGTPPSLINLPSGCPFNPRCDFREEVIGGGCTSERPPLSPATGHAAACHLKQVQRQDIFIDQIKPRLG; encoded by the coding sequence ATGACCACCCAGGCCAAGCCCGAGGAGGTGTCCGCCGGCAGCGGCGGCACGCCGTTCCTCTCAGTCCGCGACCTCTCGGTCCGCTTCAGCACCGAGGACGGCGTGGTCCGGGCCGTGGACAACCTCTCGTTCGACGTCGCCCCGGGCTCCACGCTCGGCATCGTCGGCGAGTCCGGTTCCGGCAAGTCGGTGACCAACCTGGCCGTGCTGGGTCTGCACAACCCGGAGCGGACCGAGATCACCGGGTCGATCAAGCTGGACGGCCAGGAGCTGGTCGGCGCGTCCAACAAGGAGCTGGAGAAGCTCCGCGGCCGGAAGATGTCGATGATCTTCCAGGACCCGCTGACCGCGCTGTCGCCGTTCCACACCATCGGCGTGCAGATCGGCGAGACCTACCGCAAGCACACCGGCGCCTCCAAGAAGGAGGCCCGGGACCGGGCGATCGAGATGCTGACCCGGGTCGGCATCCCGCAGCCGACGCTGCGGGTCGACGACTACCCGCACCAGTTCTCCGGCGGCATGCGCCAGCGCGCGATGATCGCGATGTCGCTGGTCTGCGACCCCAAGCTGGTCATCGCGGACGAGCCGACCACCGCGCTGGACGTCACCGTGCAGGCCCAGATCCTGGACCTGCTGAAGGACCTCCAGCAGGAGATGGGCACCGCGATCATCCTGATCACCCACGACCTGGGCGTGGTCGCCAGGACCGCGCAGGACATCATGGTGATGTACGCGGGGCGGGCCGTGGAGCGCGGCACCGTCCGCGAGGTGCTGAAGACCCCGCAGCACCCGTACACCTGGGGCCTGCTCTCCTCGATGCCGAGCCTGACCGGCGACGTGGACATCCCGCTGCGGCCGGTCCGCGGCACCCCGCCGAGCCTGATCAACCTGCCGTCCGGCTGCCCGTTCAACCCGCGCTGCGACTTCCGCGAGGAGGTCATCGGCGGTGGCTGCACCTCCGAGCGCCCGCCGCTGTCCCCGGCCACCGGGCACGCCGCCGCCTGCCACCTGAAGCAGGTGCAGCGGCAGGACATCTTCATCGACCAGATCAAGCCGCGGCTCGGCTGA
- a CDS encoding ABC transporter permease, protein MLRFLVRRTLGALVILLIVSMITYALFFAIPADPARLYCGKTCTPENLALIRHDMGFDKAWPVQFWNWLSTIFTGGTFNGVHCSAPCFGYSFAKQELVGGILADRFPTTLSLTVGSAVIFLVFGIGTGMLAARKQGKATDKIASSASLLASSMQIYVAGPLALWLLCYSTNLLELPKYVPFTEDPLGWAGGLLVPWIVLSLIWTANYTRMTRSSMVEQLSEDYVRTARAKGMSGSSVFMRYAWRGAMGTIVTVFGIDLGVLLGGAIITETTFSLQGLGELAIHSFRDSDLSLLVGITVVAATLIVFFNIIVDAAYALIDPRIRLA, encoded by the coding sequence ATGCTCCGATTCCTCGTCCGCCGAACCCTCGGCGCTCTCGTCATCCTGCTGATCGTCTCGATGATCACGTACGCGCTGTTCTTCGCGATCCCGGCGGACCCGGCGCGGCTCTACTGCGGCAAGACCTGCACGCCCGAGAACCTCGCCCTGATCAGGCACGACATGGGCTTCGACAAGGCCTGGCCGGTCCAGTTCTGGAACTGGCTGAGCACCATCTTCACCGGTGGCACCTTCAACGGAGTGCACTGCTCGGCCCCGTGCTTCGGATACTCCTTCGCCAAGCAGGAGCTGGTCGGCGGCATCCTCGCGGACCGCTTCCCGACCACCCTGTCGCTGACCGTCGGCTCCGCCGTCATCTTCCTGGTCTTCGGCATCGGCACCGGCATGCTGGCCGCCCGCAAGCAGGGCAAGGCCACCGACAAGATCGCCAGCTCGGCCTCGCTGCTGGCGTCCTCGATGCAGATCTACGTGGCCGGCCCGCTCGCCCTCTGGCTGCTCTGCTACAGCACCAACCTGCTGGAGCTGCCGAAGTACGTCCCGTTCACCGAGGACCCGCTCGGCTGGGCCGGCGGCCTGCTGGTGCCGTGGATCGTGCTGTCGCTGATCTGGACCGCGAACTACACCCGCATGACCCGCTCCTCGATGGTCGAGCAGCTCTCCGAGGACTACGTGCGGACCGCCCGGGCCAAGGGCATGTCCGGCAGCTCGGTGTTCATGCGCTACGCCTGGCGCGGCGCGATGGGCACCATCGTCACCGTCTTCGGCATCGACCTGGGCGTGCTGCTCGGCGGCGCCATCATCACCGAGACGACCTTCAGCCTGCAGGGTCTCGGCGAGCTGGCGATCCACTCGTTCCGCGACTCCGACCTCTCGCTGCTGGTCGGCATCACCGTGGTGGCGGCCACCCTGATCGTCTTCTTCAACATCATCGTCGACGCCGCCTACGCCCTGATCGACCCGCGCATCCGTCTGGCCTGA
- a CDS encoding ABC transporter substrate-binding protein, with the protein MSSRKTRLAAAILVAGALAVTTACSSGHSNSDGSKAGASKAPVKTTSISVGTAADSKGPAAAEPGAKKGGTVNMIDRDDFSHLDPAQIYMNYNAEVSLLFTRQLTGYKTSEDGSQKLVGDLATDTGTTTDGGKTWKFTLKDGVKWQDGSPITSADVKYSIERTYASFIKSGPTYIQGWLSGSDYRSAYEGPYGGKHLDAIQTPDDKTVVITFPEAHTDANFTLAMTGYGIVPQAHDTKEEYDKKPFSSGPYQITEHVTDRSLDLERNPNWDPATDPIRNAYPDKWHMAFGVQAQQSTERFMADNGDDKNTFSFHNQVHPTFIDQVKADEKLKPRTLEGLTPYVDYYYINNTRVKDQKVREALIKAFPHQQTRQLQGGTSYGDYATAYMSPTVLGYESYDPYGILKKPQGDPEAAKALLTQANAVGTSIVYAYNNTPLQQKVTEAIRDALEKAGFKFVPKPLDAKTYYDAIGQVNNEYDLYWGGWGADWPTGYTSLQPVWDGRAIADGASNYAHLNDPEINAAIDAAQKVADPVEQGKAWAAIDKKLQDKAVSIPDVYQRSLSLYGSGLGGVKFDTLAGLQSPLNIYVK; encoded by the coding sequence ATGAGCTCTCGCAAGACGCGGCTCGCGGCCGCCATTCTCGTGGCCGGGGCCCTGGCCGTCACCACGGCGTGCTCCAGCGGCCACAGCAACAGCGACGGCAGCAAGGCCGGCGCCAGCAAGGCCCCCGTGAAGACCACCTCGATCTCCGTCGGCACCGCCGCGGACTCGAAGGGCCCGGCCGCCGCCGAGCCGGGTGCGAAGAAGGGCGGCACGGTCAACATGATCGACCGCGACGACTTCTCGCACCTCGACCCGGCCCAGATCTACATGAACTACAACGCCGAGGTCTCGCTGCTCTTCACCCGCCAGCTGACGGGTTACAAGACCTCCGAGGACGGCTCGCAGAAGCTGGTCGGCGACCTCGCCACCGACACCGGCACCACCACCGACGGCGGCAAGACCTGGAAGTTCACGCTGAAGGACGGCGTGAAGTGGCAGGACGGCTCGCCGATCACCTCGGCCGACGTCAAGTACTCGATCGAGCGCACCTACGCCTCGTTCATCAAGTCCGGCCCGACCTACATCCAGGGCTGGCTCTCCGGCTCCGACTACCGCTCGGCCTACGAGGGCCCGTACGGCGGCAAGCACCTGGACGCGATCCAGACCCCGGACGACAAGACCGTCGTCATCACCTTCCCCGAGGCCCACACCGACGCCAACTTCACGCTGGCGATGACCGGTTACGGCATCGTGCCGCAGGCGCACGACACCAAGGAGGAGTACGACAAGAAGCCGTTCTCCTCGGGCCCGTACCAGATCACCGAGCACGTCACCGACCGCTCGCTGGACCTGGAGCGCAACCCCAACTGGGACCCGGCCACCGACCCGATCCGGAACGCGTACCCGGACAAGTGGCACATGGCGTTCGGCGTCCAGGCGCAGCAGTCCACCGAGCGCTTCATGGCGGACAACGGCGACGACAAGAACACCTTCTCGTTCCACAACCAGGTCCACCCGACCTTCATCGACCAGGTCAAGGCCGACGAGAAGCTCAAGCCCCGCACCCTCGAGGGCCTGACCCCGTACGTCGACTACTACTACATCAACAACACCCGGGTGAAGGACCAGAAGGTCCGCGAGGCCCTGATCAAGGCCTTCCCGCACCAGCAGACCCGCCAGCTGCAGGGCGGCACCTCCTACGGTGACTACGCCACCGCGTACATGAGCCCGACCGTCCTCGGCTACGAGTCCTACGACCCGTACGGCATCCTGAAGAAGCCGCAGGGCGACCCGGAGGCCGCCAAGGCGCTGCTGACCCAGGCCAACGCCGTGGGCACCAGCATCGTCTACGCGTACAACAACACCCCGCTGCAGCAGAAGGTCACCGAGGCCATCCGCGACGCGCTGGAGAAGGCCGGCTTCAAGTTCGTCCCGAAGCCGCTGGACGCGAAGACCTACTACGACGCGATCGGCCAGGTCAACAACGAGTACGACCTGTACTGGGGCGGCTGGGGCGCCGACTGGCCGACCGGTTACACCTCGCTGCAGCCGGTCTGGGACGGCCGCGCCATCGCGGACGGCGCGTCCAACTACGCGCACCTGAACGACCCGGAGATCAACGCGGCGATCGACGCCGCGCAGAAGGTCGCCGACCCGGTCGAGCAGGGCAAGGCGTGGGCCGCGATCGACAAGAAGCTGCAGGACAAGGCCGTCTCGATCCCGGACGTGTACCAGCGCTCGCTGAGCCTCTACGGCTCGGGCCTGGGCGGCGTCAAGTTCGACACCCTGGCCGGCCTGCAGTCCCCGCTCAACATCTACGTCAAGTAG